In a genomic window of Variovorax paradoxus:
- the mdtD gene encoding multidrug transporter subunit MdtD, which translates to MPPDTAVANTAVAPARKSLLWLVAVGFFMQTLDATIINTALPAMAASLGESPLRMQSVVVAYALTMAMLIPASGWIADRFGTRRVFFAAIVLFGLGSVLCALSHGLGQLVAARVVQGLGGALLLPVGRLALLRTVPRGEFLQAMSFVAIPGLIGPLLGPTLGGWLVQYASWHWIFLINVPVGLAGCIATLRFMPDLRGAALRRFDAVGYGLLAFGMVAISLSLDGVAELGLRQGGVMVVLIFGFASVVAYWLRAARTPDPLFAPSLFKVPTLSIGLLGNLFSRLGSSCMPFLVPLLLQVSMGYSPVRAGLMMLPVALAGMAMKRFATPLITRHGYRKVLVVNTALVGLAMASFGLTAPGQPFALHVLQLLFFGAVNSLQFTAMNTITLKDLDGSMASSGNSLLSMVQMLAMSMGVAAAGAVLAGYNGIFGTDTAVRTLDAFQATFASMGLITVASALIFWHLPAEVRASRPAQPEVSGQG; encoded by the coding sequence ATGCCGCCCGACACCGCCGTAGCCAACACCGCCGTCGCCCCCGCCCGCAAGAGCCTGCTGTGGCTCGTGGCGGTGGGCTTCTTCATGCAGACGCTGGACGCCACCATCATCAACACGGCGTTGCCGGCGATGGCGGCCAGCCTCGGCGAGAGCCCGCTGCGCATGCAGTCGGTGGTGGTGGCCTATGCGCTGACCATGGCGATGCTGATCCCGGCCTCGGGCTGGATCGCCGACCGCTTCGGCACCCGGCGCGTGTTCTTCGCGGCCATCGTGCTGTTCGGGCTGGGCTCGGTGCTGTGCGCGCTCTCGCACGGGCTGGGCCAGCTGGTGGCCGCGCGCGTGGTGCAGGGCCTCGGCGGCGCGCTGCTGCTGCCGGTGGGTCGGCTGGCGCTGCTGCGCACCGTGCCGCGCGGCGAATTCCTGCAGGCGATGAGCTTCGTGGCCATTCCCGGCCTGATCGGCCCGCTGCTCGGGCCCACGCTGGGCGGCTGGCTGGTGCAGTACGCCTCGTGGCACTGGATCTTCCTGATCAACGTGCCGGTGGGCCTGGCCGGCTGCATCGCCACCTTGCGCTTCATGCCCGACCTGCGCGGCGCCGCGCTGCGGCGCTTCGACGCCGTGGGCTACGGCCTGCTGGCCTTCGGCATGGTGGCGATCTCGCTCTCGCTCGACGGCGTGGCCGAACTCGGCCTGCGCCAGGGCGGCGTGATGGTGGTGCTGATCTTCGGTTTCGCGAGCGTGGTGGCCTACTGGCTGCGCGCGGCGCGCACGCCCGACCCGCTGTTCGCGCCCTCGCTGTTCAAGGTGCCGACCCTGAGCATCGGCCTGCTCGGCAACCTGTTCTCGCGCCTGGGCAGCAGCTGCATGCCCTTCCTGGTGCCGCTGCTGCTGCAGGTGTCGATGGGCTATTCGCCGGTGCGCGCGGGCCTGATGATGCTGCCGGTGGCGCTGGCCGGCATGGCGATGAAGCGCTTCGCCACGCCGCTGATCACGCGCCACGGCTACCGCAAGGTGCTGGTGGTCAACACGGCGCTGGTGGGGCTCGCGATGGCCAGCTTCGGCCTCACTGCGCCGGGCCAGCCCTTCGCGCTGCATGTGCTGCAGCTGCTGTTCTTCGGCGCGGTCAATTCGCTGCAGTTCACCGCGATGAACACGATCACCCTCAAGGACCTCGACGGCAGCATGGCCAGCAGCGGCAACAGCCTGCTGTCGATGGTGCAGATGCTCGCCATGAGCATGGGCGTGGCCGCCGCGGGCGCGGTGCTGGCGGGTTACAACGGCATCTTCGGCACCGACACGGCAGTGCGCACGCTCGATGCCTTCCAGGCCACCTTCGCCAGCATGGGCCTGATCACGGTGGCTTCGGCGCTCATCTTCTGGCATCTGCCGGCGGAGGTGCGGGCGTCGCGGCCCGCGCAGCCCGAGGTCTCGGGCCAGGGCTGA
- the erpA gene encoding iron-sulfur cluster insertion protein ErpA produces MSALAENIQTQMPEPIVFTDSAAAKVADLIAEEGNPDLKLRVFVQGGGCSGFQYGFTFDEITNEDDTTMTKNGVSLLIDAMSYQYLVGAEIDYKEDLQGAQFVIKNPNATSTCGCGSSFSA; encoded by the coding sequence ATGAGCGCCCTTGCCGAAAACATCCAGACCCAGATGCCCGAACCGATCGTCTTCACCGACAGCGCGGCCGCCAAGGTGGCCGACCTGATCGCCGAAGAAGGCAATCCCGACCTCAAGCTGCGCGTGTTCGTCCAGGGTGGCGGCTGCTCGGGCTTCCAGTACGGCTTCACCTTCGACGAGATCACCAACGAAGACGACACGACCATGACCAAGAACGGCGTGTCGCTGCTGATCGATGCCATGAGCTACCAGTACCTGGTCGGCGCCGAGATCGACTACAAGGAAGACCTGCAGGGCGCCCAGTTCGTGATCAAGAACCCGAACGCCACCAGCACCTGCGGCTGCGGCTCCAGCTTCTCGGCCTGA
- the rpsI gene encoding 30S ribosomal protein S9 produces MIGEWNNGTGRRKSSVARVFLKKGTGKITVNGKDIQAFFGRETSIMIAKQPLALTNNLEAFDVMVNVHGGGESGQAGATRHGITRALIDYDASLKPVLSQAGFVTRDAREVERKKVGLHSARRRKQFSKR; encoded by the coding sequence ATGATTGGTGAATGGAACAACGGCACCGGCCGTCGCAAATCCAGCGTCGCTCGCGTGTTCCTGAAGAAGGGCACCGGCAAGATCACGGTCAACGGCAAGGACATCCAAGCGTTCTTCGGCCGCGAGACCTCGATCATGATCGCCAAGCAACCGCTGGCGCTGACGAACAACCTCGAAGCCTTCGACGTCATGGTGAACGTGCACGGCGGCGGCGAATCGGGTCAGGCCGGCGCAACCCGCCACGGCATCACCCGTGCGCTGATCGACTACGACGCGAGCCTCAAGCCGGTGCTGAGCCAGGCCGGCTTCGTCACCCGCGACGCGCGTGAAGTCGAACGTAAGAAGGTCGGTCTGCACTCCGCACGCCGCCGCAAGCAGTTCTCGAAGCGCTGA
- the rplM gene encoding 50S ribosomal protein L13 produces the protein MTTFSAKPADVKHEWFVIDATDKVLGRVASEVALRLRGKHKAIYTPHVDTGDFIVIINAAQLRVTGAKSIDKVYYRHSGYPGGITATNFRDMQSKHPGRALEKAVKGMLPKGPLGYAMIKKLKVYGGAEHPHTAQQPKVLEL, from the coding sequence ATGACCACGTTCAGCGCAAAACCCGCTGACGTGAAGCACGAGTGGTTTGTGATTGACGCGACCGACAAGGTCCTCGGACGGGTAGCCAGCGAAGTTGCCCTCCGTCTGCGCGGCAAGCACAAGGCCATTTATACGCCTCACGTCGATACCGGTGACTTCATCGTCATCATCAACGCAGCCCAGCTGCGCGTCACCGGCGCCAAGTCCATCGACAAGGTGTACTACCGTCACTCGGGTTACCCGGGCGGCATCACGGCGACGAACTTCCGCGACATGCAGTCGAAGCACCCCGGCCGCGCGCTGGAAAAGGCCGTCAAGGGCATGCTGCCCAAGGGCCCGCTCGGCTACGCCATGATCAAGAAACTCAAGGTGTACGGTGGTGCAGAGCATCCGCACACCGCCCAACAGCCCAAAGTGCTGGAACTGTAA
- a CDS encoding trypsin-like peptidase domain-containing protein produces MRARVLWLAALLVAGPAAALEPDALFAKVSGSVWAIRTFDAQSRPLSAGSAVVIAPGRLVTNCHVLAKASSFVVRQENVAYGATLEYPDPQRDLCQVKVANFTAPPVALAPAGSARVGQRVYAIGNPRGLENTLSDGILSGLRGEEGERLLQTTAAIAPGSSGGGLFDSEGRLLGITTFAARDGGSLNFAVPAEWLAELPARAKTALEARAVGASGADGNGRGAPAAGRPGAPRLGEVFEYALIDGLTGVRTPVRYRVDRIEGENVYYNQGGRVEKADGQLVSATSPAGGLFDAAAPPGGWTRPAMTPGMRWRSEYTSASSGETVRYALDAAVIGTSRLTVDGEALSVQQIAYDGWMFALVGTGPAQALPFKATVSYAPDLGRVVRFEAEYRRVFLGMTRETLELVRVWR; encoded by the coding sequence ATGAGGGCTCGCGTTCTCTGGCTGGCGGCGCTGCTGGTCGCCGGCCCCGCCGCGGCGCTCGAGCCCGACGCGCTGTTCGCCAAGGTGTCGGGCAGCGTCTGGGCCATCCGCACCTTCGACGCCCAGTCCCGGCCGCTCAGCGCCGGCAGCGCGGTCGTGATCGCGCCCGGCCGGCTCGTGACCAACTGCCATGTGCTGGCCAAGGCCAGCAGCTTCGTCGTGCGCCAGGAGAACGTGGCCTACGGCGCCACCCTCGAGTACCCCGACCCGCAACGCGACCTGTGCCAGGTCAAGGTGGCGAACTTCACCGCGCCGCCGGTTGCGCTGGCGCCCGCGGGCAGCGCGCGCGTGGGACAGCGCGTCTACGCCATCGGCAATCCGCGCGGCCTCGAGAACACCCTCAGCGACGGCATCCTGTCGGGCCTGCGCGGCGAAGAGGGCGAGCGCCTGCTGCAGACCACCGCGGCCATCGCGCCCGGCTCGAGCGGCGGCGGACTGTTCGACAGCGAAGGCCGGCTGCTGGGCATCACGACCTTCGCCGCCCGGGATGGCGGCAGCCTGAATTTCGCGGTGCCGGCGGAATGGCTGGCCGAACTGCCGGCGCGCGCGAAGACCGCGCTGGAAGCACGCGCCGTCGGCGCCAGCGGCGCCGACGGCAACGGCCGCGGCGCGCCCGCGGCGGGCCGTCCGGGGGCGCCACGGCTCGGCGAGGTGTTCGAATACGCGCTGATCGACGGCCTCACGGGCGTGCGGACGCCGGTGCGCTACCGGGTCGACCGGATCGAGGGCGAGAACGTCTATTACAACCAGGGCGGGCGGGTCGAGAAGGCCGATGGCCAGCTGGTGTCGGCGACCTCGCCGGCCGGCGGGCTGTTCGACGCGGCCGCGCCGCCCGGCGGCTGGACCCGGCCCGCGATGACGCCGGGCATGCGCTGGCGCAGCGAGTACACCTCGGCCTCCAGCGGGGAGACGGTGCGTTACGCGCTCGATGCCGCGGTGATCGGCACGAGCCGCCTGACCGTCGACGGCGAGGCGCTGAGCGTGCAGCAGATCGCCTACGACGGCTGGATGTTCGCGCTCGTGGGCACCGGGCCCGCGCAGGCGCTGCCCTTCAAGGCGACGGTCTCCTACGCGCCCGACCTGGGCCGGGTGGTCCGTTTCGAGGCCGAATACCGCCGCGTCTTCCTCGGCATGACGCGCGAGACGCTGGAGCTGGTGCGGGTCTGGCGCTGA
- a CDS encoding 23S rRNA (adenine(2030)-N(6))-methyltransferase RlmJ produces MFSYRHAFHAGNHADVLKHLVLIATLDHMLEKETALTVVDTHAGAGLYRLDGDYAGTSGEAAEGVLRLVADPKAAPAPAPAPATTAAAKKAAKEAEAPLADALARYLEVIHDFNAKGGARVYPGSPFIVQHLLRDHDRLKLFELHPTDSRTLTANIAQLEAGRQIAVLHEDGFGSATKFLPPPSRRALVLMDPSYELKTDYGRVLDFMAEALKRFATGTYAVWYPIIPRPEAHDLPRRLKTMATKAGKSSLNVTLTVKSSKITTAPSGETRRPGLPASGMFLINPPYTLKPLLEAALPQLVQKLGQDRNAGFTVEAAG; encoded by the coding sequence ATGTTCAGCTACCGCCACGCCTTCCATGCCGGCAATCACGCCGACGTGCTCAAGCACCTGGTGCTGATCGCCACGCTCGATCACATGCTCGAAAAGGAGACCGCCCTGACGGTGGTCGACACCCACGCGGGCGCCGGCCTGTACCGGCTCGATGGCGATTACGCGGGCACCAGCGGCGAGGCCGCCGAGGGCGTGCTGCGCCTGGTCGCCGACCCCAAGGCCGCGCCGGCCCCGGCACCCGCCCCCGCGACGACGGCCGCCGCCAAGAAGGCGGCCAAGGAGGCCGAGGCCCCGCTGGCCGACGCGCTCGCGCGCTACCTCGAGGTGATCCACGACTTCAATGCCAAGGGCGGCGCCCGCGTCTACCCGGGCTCGCCGTTCATCGTGCAGCACCTGCTGCGCGACCACGACCGGCTCAAGCTGTTCGAGCTGCATCCCACCGACAGCCGCACGCTCACGGCCAACATCGCGCAGCTCGAGGCCGGCCGCCAGATCGCGGTGCTGCACGAGGACGGCTTCGGCAGCGCCACCAAATTCCTGCCGCCGCCCTCGCGGCGCGCGCTGGTGCTGATGGACCCGAGCTACGAGCTCAAGACCGACTACGGCCGAGTGCTCGACTTCATGGCCGAGGCGCTCAAGCGCTTCGCCACCGGCACCTACGCGGTCTGGTATCCGATCATTCCGCGGCCCGAGGCGCACGACCTGCCGCGCCGGCTCAAGACCATGGCGACCAAGGCCGGCAAGTCCTCGCTCAACGTCACGCTGACGGTCAAGTCGAGCAAGATCACGACCGCGCCCAGCGGCGAAACGCGCCGCCCGGGCCTGCCGGCCAGCGGCATGTTTTTGATCAACCCGCCCTATACGCTGAAGCCGCTGCTCGAGGCGGCGCTGCCGCAGCTGGTGCAGAAGCTGGGGCAGGACCGCAACGCGGGCTTCACGGTCGAAGCCGCGGGCTGA
- a CDS encoding septal ring lytic transglycosylase RlpA family protein, translating to MPPATEGGAAPGAVAQESLSPIPRQMTVPPGAEPRSNVPSVRYDLAVTGPDELPADGLPGDEPRGEVFERGGASWYGIQFHQRRTASGERFDMGALTAAHKTLPFNTRVCVRSLVNGKEVLVRVNDRGPYTQGRVIDLSRAAADRIGLASLGIKQVALTVIDREGMRCDGEAAAPGETDTPSLDVAPLRPQAQPAAARKAPVRRAPVRRR from the coding sequence ATGCCGCCGGCCACCGAGGGCGGCGCGGCGCCCGGCGCCGTGGCACAGGAGAGTCTGTCGCCGATCCCGCGCCAGATGACGGTGCCGCCCGGCGCCGAGCCGCGTTCGAACGTGCCTTCGGTGCGCTACGACCTCGCGGTGACCGGGCCCGACGAACTGCCCGCCGACGGCCTGCCTGGCGACGAGCCGCGCGGCGAGGTGTTCGAGCGCGGCGGCGCATCGTGGTACGGCATCCAGTTCCATCAGCGCCGCACCGCCAGCGGCGAGCGTTTCGACATGGGCGCCCTCACGGCCGCCCACAAGACCCTGCCCTTCAACACCCGCGTGTGCGTGCGCAGCCTCGTCAACGGCAAGGAAGTGCTGGTGCGCGTGAACGACCGCGGCCCCTACACGCAGGGCCGCGTGATCGACCTGAGCCGCGCCGCGGCCGACCGCATCGGGCTCGCGAGCCTGGGCATCAAGCAGGTGGCGCTGACCGTCATCGACCGCGAGGGCATGCGCTGCGACGGCGAGGCGGCGGCGCCGGGCGAGACCGACACGCCCTCGCTCGACGTGGCGCCGCTGCGGCCGCAGGCCCAGCCCGCGGCGGCCCGCAAGGCGCCGGTGCGCCGCGCGCCGGTAAGGCGGCGCTGA
- the metF gene encoding methylenetetrahydrofolate reductase [NAD(P)H] produces the protein MRLPLSFEFFPTKTPEGAVKLRAARQQLYARKPEFCSVTYGAGGSTHQGTFGAVQEILSEGVDAASHFSCIGATRETVRAQLAELKAMGVKRLVALRGDLPSGYGAGGEFQYASDLVAFIRQETGRDFHIEVACYPEVHPQARSPEADLQAFAAKVKAGADSAITQYFFSADAYFRFVDEARALGIDTPIVPGIMPITSSTQLMRFSDACGAEIPRWIRLRLQAFGDDTASIKAFGLDVVTDLCARLREGGVPALHFYTMNQSAATLAVLERLD, from the coding sequence GTGCGCCTTCCGCTGAGTTTCGAATTCTTCCCGACCAAGACGCCCGAAGGCGCGGTCAAGCTGCGCGCGGCGCGCCAGCAGCTCTATGCGCGCAAGCCCGAGTTCTGTTCGGTCACCTACGGCGCGGGTGGCTCCACCCACCAGGGCACCTTCGGCGCGGTGCAGGAGATCCTGTCCGAGGGCGTGGACGCGGCCAGCCATTTCTCGTGCATCGGCGCCACGCGCGAGACGGTGCGCGCGCAGCTTGCCGAGCTCAAGGCCATGGGCGTGAAGCGCCTGGTCGCGCTGCGCGGCGACCTGCCCAGCGGCTACGGCGCCGGCGGCGAGTTCCAGTACGCGAGCGACCTCGTGGCCTTCATCCGCCAGGAGACCGGCCGCGACTTCCACATCGAGGTGGCCTGCTATCCCGAGGTGCATCCACAGGCGCGTTCGCCCGAGGCCGACCTGCAGGCCTTCGCGGCCAAGGTGAAGGCCGGCGCCGATTCGGCGATCACGCAGTACTTCTTCAGCGCCGATGCCTACTTCCGCTTCGTCGACGAGGCGCGCGCGCTCGGCATCGACACGCCGATCGTGCCCGGCATCATGCCGATCACCAGCTCGACGCAGCTGATGCGCTTCTCGGACGCCTGCGGCGCCGAGATCCCGCGCTGGATCCGGCTGCGGCTGCAGGCCTTCGGCGACGACACGGCCTCGATCAAGGCCTTCGGCCTCGACGTCGTGACCGACCTGTGCGCGCGGCTGCGCGAGGGCGGCGTGCCGGCGCTGCACTTCTACACGATGAACCAGTCGGCGGCCACGCTGGCTGTCCTGGAGCGCCTGGATTGA
- a CDS encoding TlyA family RNA methyltransferase — protein MRADQLLVERGLAASRSQAVRLIAGGMRWRDAGSTDAWRAVAKNRDEVPESAELELDDAAEARYVSRGGLKLEGALEAGGVDAAGKLCLDVGQSTGGFTDCLLQRGAARVVGVDVGHGQLHAKLREDARVLAIEGVNARALSADDLQEEGEEPFDERFDLIVGDLSFISLTLVLPAVVQFLADDGQLLMLVKPQFELQPGQVGKGGIVRDAAMYEIVEKRLRDACAALELRVLRWFDSPIAGGDGNREFFIHVVRATGAGGS, from the coding sequence ATGCGAGCCGACCAGTTGCTGGTGGAACGCGGCCTCGCCGCCTCGCGCTCGCAGGCCGTGCGGCTCATCGCCGGCGGCATGCGCTGGCGCGATGCGGGCTCGACCGATGCGTGGCGTGCGGTCGCGAAGAACCGCGACGAGGTGCCCGAGTCGGCCGAGCTCGAGCTCGACGATGCGGCCGAGGCGCGCTATGTCTCGCGCGGCGGGCTCAAGCTCGAAGGCGCGCTCGAGGCCGGCGGCGTCGATGCCGCCGGCAAGCTGTGCCTCGACGTGGGCCAGTCGACCGGCGGCTTCACCGACTGCCTGCTGCAGCGCGGCGCCGCACGGGTGGTGGGCGTCGACGTCGGCCACGGGCAGCTGCATGCGAAGCTGCGCGAGGACGCGCGCGTGCTCGCCATCGAGGGCGTCAATGCGCGCGCGCTCTCGGCCGACGACCTGCAGGAAGAGGGCGAGGAGCCCTTCGACGAGCGCTTCGACCTGATCGTCGGCGACCTGTCCTTCATCTCGCTCACGCTGGTGCTGCCGGCCGTGGTGCAGTTCCTCGCGGACGACGGCCAGCTGCTGATGCTGGTCAAGCCGCAGTTCGAGCTGCAGCCGGGCCAGGTCGGCAAGGGCGGCATCGTGCGCGACGCGGCGATGTACGAGATCGTCGAGAAGCGCCTGCGCGATGCCTGCGCCGCGCTCGAGCTGCGCGTGCTGCGCTGGTTCGACAGCCCGATCGCCGGCGGCGACGGCAACCGCGAGTTTTTCATTCACGTCGTGCGCGCGACGGGCGCGGGCGGTTCCTAA
- a CDS encoding adenosylhomocysteinase yields MSAVLKPTPVSSADQAIADLSLAAWGRKEIRIAETEMPGLMAIREEFAKSQPLKGARITGSLHMTIQTAVLIETLQALGAQVRWASCNIFSTQDHAAAAIAASGTPVFAIKGESLKDYWDYTHAIFDFGPKDSKGEGPNMILDDGGDATLLMHLGQRAEKDLGVIANPGSEEERILFAAIKAKLAVDATWYTRKSAEIIGVTEETTTGVHRLNEMSAKGTLLFRAINVNDSVTKSKFDNLYGCRESLVDGIKRATDVMIAGKVACVAGYGDVGKGSAQALRALSAQVWVTEIDPINALQAAMEGYKVVTMEYAADKADIFVTTTGNKDVITHDTMAKMKDQAIVCNIGHFDNEIDVASIEKYEWEEIKPQVDHITFPDGKKIILLAKGRLVNLGCGTGHPSFVMSSSFANQTIAQIELFTKPDAYQAGKVYVLPKHLDEKVARLHLKKVGAMLTELTDAQAAYIGVSKNGPYKPDSYRY; encoded by the coding sequence ATGAGCGCTGTTCTCAAGCCCACCCCTGTTTCGTCCGCCGACCAGGCGATCGCCGACCTCTCGCTGGCCGCCTGGGGCCGCAAGGAAATCCGCATCGCCGAAACCGAGATGCCCGGCCTGATGGCCATCCGCGAGGAATTCGCCAAGAGCCAGCCGCTCAAGGGCGCGCGCATCACCGGCTCGCTGCACATGACGATCCAGACCGCGGTGCTGATCGAGACGCTGCAGGCCCTCGGCGCGCAGGTGCGCTGGGCCTCGTGCAACATCTTCTCGACGCAGGACCACGCGGCCGCCGCGATCGCCGCGTCGGGCACGCCGGTGTTCGCGATCAAGGGCGAGTCGCTCAAGGACTACTGGGACTACACCCACGCCATCTTCGACTTCGGTCCCAAGGACTCGAAGGGCGAAGGCCCGAACATGATCCTGGACGACGGCGGCGATGCCACGCTGCTGATGCATCTGGGCCAGCGCGCCGAGAAGGACCTGGGCGTGATCGCCAACCCGGGCAGCGAAGAGGAGCGCATCCTCTTCGCCGCGATCAAGGCCAAGCTGGCCGTCGATGCGACCTGGTACACGCGCAAGTCGGCCGAGATCATCGGCGTGACCGAAGAAACCACCACCGGCGTGCACCGCCTCAACGAGATGAGCGCCAAGGGCACGCTGCTGTTCCGCGCCATCAACGTCAACGACTCGGTCACCAAGAGCAAGTTCGACAACCTCTACGGCTGCCGCGAATCGCTGGTCGACGGCATCAAGCGCGCGACCGACGTGATGATCGCCGGCAAGGTGGCCTGCGTGGCCGGCTACGGCGACGTGGGCAAGGGCTCGGCCCAGGCGCTGCGCGCGCTGTCGGCGCAGGTGTGGGTCACCGAGATCGACCCGATCAACGCACTGCAGGCCGCGATGGAAGGCTACAAGGTCGTGACGATGGAGTACGCCGCCGACAAGGCCGACATCTTCGTGACCACCACCGGCAACAAGGACGTCATCACGCACGACACGATGGCGAAGATGAAGGACCAGGCCATCGTCTGCAACATCGGCCACTTCGACAACGAGATCGACGTCGCGTCGATCGAGAAGTACGAATGGGAAGAGATCAAGCCGCAGGTCGACCACATCACCTTCCCCGACGGCAAGAAGATCATCCTGCTGGCCAAGGGCCGCCTGGTGAACCTGGGCTGCGGCACGGGCCACCCGAGCTTCGTGATGTCGTCGTCGTTCGCGAACCAGACCATCGCGCAGATCGAGCTGTTCACCAAGCCCGACGCCTACCAGGCCGGCAAGGTCTACGTGCTGCCCAAGCACCTCGACGAGAAGGTCGCGCGCCTGCACCTGAAGAAGGTCGGCGCCATGCTCACCGAGCTGACCGACGCCCAGGCCGCCTACATCGGCGTGAGCAAGAACGGCCCCTACAAGCCGGACAGCTACCGCTACTGA
- the phaP gene encoding TIGR01841 family phasin (Members of this family are phasins (small proteins associated with inclusions such as PHA granules). Note that several different families of phasins have been named PhaP despite very little sequence similarity to each other.), translating to MATAKKAAAKKTTASTGTSGSGSAARQSTPSAADMLNPLKGMTERLQNLNMTDGASKLLDSGRKDLQALMQANEKSFQGLQTVVQRQTEMIKSAITDWQAAAKDIPGKDPKESLAKLDALGRQSFQRAVDDIKELANLAAKSQADAFEVVRQRIQSNVDEVTKMLQRK from the coding sequence ATGGCCACTGCCAAGAAAGCCGCCGCCAAGAAGACCACTGCCAGCACCGGCACCAGCGGCAGCGGAAGCGCCGCGAGACAGTCGACGCCCAGCGCGGCCGACATGCTCAACCCGCTCAAGGGCATGACGGAGCGGCTGCAGAACCTCAACATGACCGACGGCGCGAGCAAGCTGCTCGACAGCGGCCGCAAGGACCTGCAGGCGCTGATGCAGGCCAACGAGAAGTCGTTCCAGGGCCTGCAGACGGTGGTGCAGCGCCAGACCGAGATGATCAAGAGCGCGATCACCGACTGGCAGGCGGCCGCCAAGGACATCCCCGGCAAGGACCCGAAGGAAAGCCTCGCCAAGCTCGACGCGCTCGGCCGCCAGTCGTTCCAGCGCGCGGTCGACGACATCAAGGAACTCGCCAACCTCGCGGCCAAGTCGCAGGCCGATGCCTTCGAGGTGGTGCGCCAGCGCATCCAGTCGAACGTCGACGAGGTCACGAAGATGCTGCAGCGCAAGTAG
- a CDS encoding alpha/beta fold hydrolase, translated as MSTPAAELPVLPDLRAEIERTIQRNIKGLEFLTSATPAVGLTPKDEIHRRGTLSLYHYRPMVDEIYRVPVLIVMATTNKGYILDLAPGQSMVEHLLRQGYDVYMMDWNAPRPQEKRLRIEDYVLDFIPDSIRRVQQRSGEEDVSIVGYCMGGVLSTLYAALHPGGPLKNLALFTTPIDFSRMTMFHAWSDKRYFDVDRLVDSVGNVPPEMLFASFDMLRPAGRGAGLVQLWDNMANDEFVKSYRMFDRWGAEMLPLAGEYFRQTVKELMWGNKLLKGELSIGGRPVRLADIEVPVLHALAQHDHIVPYEAGAPLIAGIGSADKEEVVLKGGHVSLAAGPNAVRRLWPKLDEWLGVRST; from the coding sequence ATGAGCACGCCCGCCGCCGAGCTGCCGGTGCTGCCCGACCTGCGCGCCGAGATCGAGCGCACCATCCAGCGCAACATCAAGGGCCTGGAGTTCCTGACCAGCGCCACGCCCGCGGTCGGGCTCACGCCCAAGGACGAGATCCATCGCCGCGGCACGCTGAGCCTCTACCACTACCGGCCGATGGTCGACGAGATCTACCGCGTGCCGGTGCTGATCGTGATGGCCACCACCAACAAGGGCTACATCCTCGATCTCGCGCCGGGCCAGAGCATGGTCGAGCACCTGCTGCGGCAGGGCTACGACGTCTACATGATGGACTGGAACGCGCCGCGGCCGCAGGAGAAGCGGCTGCGCATCGAGGACTACGTGCTCGACTTCATCCCCGACTCGATCCGCCGCGTGCAGCAGCGCTCGGGCGAGGAGGACGTGAGCATCGTCGGCTACTGCATGGGCGGCGTGCTCTCCACGCTCTATGCGGCGCTGCATCCGGGCGGGCCCCTGAAGAACCTCGCGCTGTTCACCACGCCGATCGATTTCAGCCGCATGACCATGTTCCATGCCTGGTCCGACAAGCGCTATTTCGACGTCGACCGGCTCGTGGACAGCGTGGGCAACGTGCCGCCCGAGATGCTGTTCGCCTCCTTCGACATGCTGCGCCCCGCGGGCCGCGGCGCGGGACTGGTGCAGCTGTGGGACAACATGGCCAACGACGAGTTCGTCAAGTCCTACCGCATGTTCGACCGCTGGGGCGCCGAGATGCTGCCGCTGGCGGGCGAGTACTTCCGCCAGACCGTGAAAGAACTGATGTGGGGCAACAAGCTGCTCAAGGGCGAGCTCTCGATCGGCGGGCGGCCGGTGCGCCTCGCCGACATCGAGGTGCCGGTGCTGCATGCGCTCGCGCAGCACGACCACATCGTTCCCTATGAGGCGGGCGCGCCGCTGATCGCGGGCATCGGATCGGCGGACAAGGAGGAAGTGGTGCTCAAGGGCGGCCATGTGAGCCTGGCCGCGGGACCGAACGCGGTGCGCCGGCTGTGGCCGAAGCTCGACGAATGGCTGGGAGTGCGATCCACATGA